In Pseudoxanthomonas sp., one genomic interval encodes:
- a CDS encoding DNA (cytosine-5-)-methyltransferase, with the protein MHIPVVDIFAGPGGLGEGFSGYVAPNKSHPFRITISAEMEENAWRTLRLRAFFRQFRSGHVPDSYYDYVAGRRKEPYTFRTERQWIAACEEARQLKLGNPADDRVLRERIAATTSKDEPWILIGGPPCQAYSLVGRARNRGILGYRAEDDERYRLYQHYRKLVAEFAPAAFVMENVKGLLSAEADGNSVFEEIAKSLQRPGGSKGPRYRLVPLIKPRAGLEAGVKDPRDFIIRAETLGVPQARHRVILLGIRDDYSIGEGKFLSPREWRCTVSEAIGALPPLRSGMRIDGKEAHIEDWAKTAAHLLRDTAEKVNDDQSVRRRLRQLATEASTLGDPTRGALRQQLTPGCGLVPEHLASWLLDPRLDTLLNHETRSHQAEDLQRYAYVSAFGEVHGRSPRGAAEFPEALHPKHKNWKSGKFVDRFKVQLSSEPSLTVTSHLKKDGHYFIHPDPAQMRSLTVREAARLQTFPDNYFFEGAQGWQYGQVGNAVPPWMARQIAGIVYSYLRV; encoded by the coding sequence ATGCATATCCCCGTCGTCGATATCTTTGCGGGCCCAGGAGGGCTGGGTGAGGGTTTCTCGGGCTACGTCGCCCCTAACAAATCCCACCCCTTCCGCATCACCATCTCGGCGGAGATGGAAGAGAACGCTTGGCGCACGCTCCGACTAAGAGCCTTCTTCAGGCAGTTCCGTTCGGGACATGTCCCCGATAGCTACTACGACTACGTCGCAGGACGACGTAAAGAGCCCTACACCTTTCGGACTGAGCGGCAATGGATTGCCGCCTGCGAAGAGGCTCGGCAGCTCAAGCTAGGCAATCCGGCCGATGACAGGGTGTTACGCGAGCGTATTGCTGCAACGACAAGCAAGGATGAGCCTTGGATCCTGATCGGCGGACCACCGTGTCAGGCATACTCACTCGTAGGTCGTGCTCGCAATCGCGGCATTCTCGGTTACCGTGCCGAGGATGACGAGCGCTATCGACTGTACCAGCACTACCGCAAGTTGGTCGCCGAGTTCGCGCCTGCTGCGTTCGTGATGGAGAATGTCAAGGGCCTTCTCTCGGCCGAGGCTGACGGCAACTCAGTATTCGAGGAGATCGCGAAGAGTCTCCAGCGTCCCGGCGGATCAAAGGGACCCCGCTATCGCTTGGTCCCCCTTATCAAGCCAAGAGCCGGACTGGAAGCGGGGGTTAAGGATCCGCGCGATTTCATTATACGCGCGGAGACGTTAGGGGTTCCTCAGGCCCGCCATCGTGTAATCCTCTTGGGAATCAGGGATGACTATTCAATCGGCGAAGGGAAGTTCCTATCTCCCCGAGAGTGGCGATGCACCGTTTCGGAAGCCATCGGCGCTTTGCCTCCCTTGCGAAGCGGCATGCGTATCGACGGAAAAGAGGCCCACATCGAAGATTGGGCAAAAACTGCCGCTCACCTGCTTCGCGACACCGCCGAAAAAGTCAATGACGATCAAAGCGTGCGGAGAAGGCTGCGCCAGCTGGCAACGGAGGCTTCGACACTGGGCGACCCGACTAGGGGGGCACTACGCCAACAGCTCACGCCGGGGTGCGGACTCGTACCTGAGCACCTCGCCTCGTGGTTGCTCGATCCGCGACTGGACACCCTACTCAATCACGAGACACGAAGTCACCAAGCAGAAGATCTGCAGCGGTATGCCTACGTATCCGCATTCGGCGAAGTGCATGGGCGCTCACCACGTGGCGCAGCGGAGTTTCCCGAGGCTCTGCACCCGAAGCACAAGAACTGGAAAAGCGGCAAGTTTGTTGATCGCTTCAAGGTGCAACTGAGTAGCGAACCTAGCCTAACCGTTACTAGTCACTTGAAGAAGGACGGACACTACTTCATTCATCCGGATCCTGCTCAGATGCGCAGCCTCACAGTACGAGAAGCTGCTCGATTGCAGACCTTCCCAGACAACTATTTCTTCGAGGGCGCGCAGGGCTGGCAATATGGGCAAGTCGGCAATGCA